The DNA window CAACGTCGTCGTTCTCTCGGGGGTCGGAACCAAAGACGGGTGGGACTTCGAGGTCAGGGGCGAGGACCGGTCGGCGATTAGCGAGTTTCGCACGCTCTGTCAGGACCACGATATCCCGCTGGAAGTCACGGCCGTTCACTCGCTGCTCCCGCTCCAGGGGGACAGTTACGAACTGACCGACCCCCAGCGGGAGGCGCTCGTGCTGGCCTACGAACGCGGCTACTTCGACTCGCCGCGGATGGCGTCGCTCGAAGAAATCGCGGATGAACTCGGTATCACCCAGCAGTCGCTCTCCTCGCGTCTCAGACGCGGCCACCGGCGACTCATCGGTGGGACGCTGGTACGTGACCAGGCCGATTGACCGACGGCGGCCCTGTTTAAACCCCCTGTATAGTAAGTACCCAGAGTAAACTGGTTCAGGGCGCTACGGGCTGTAATGGTAATTACACTAGCCGGTGTCGAATTGGAGCCGCTGGAGTCCCAGACGGGTGCCGAACGCCACCGGTTCGAGTACAACCGGGACATGACGACGGCCAGCATGGCTGTCGTCGCGGCGCTGTCGGAA is part of the Haloarcula salinisoli genome and encodes:
- a CDS encoding helix-turn-helix domain-containing protein, with the translated sequence MATVIEFTSPADEFPLGTVFENLSEVTVELERLIPHDTLIIPYFWVRGAAASDIEAAFEAHAGVVDVELIDSVEDEYLMRAEWETEYFGILNALGKANVVVLSGVGTKDGWDFEVRGEDRSAISEFRTLCQDHDIPLEVTAVHSLLPLQGDSYELTDPQREALVLAYERGYFDSPRMASLEEIADELGITQQSLSSRLRRGHRRLIGGTLVRDQAD